One Spirochaeta africana DSM 8902 genomic window carries:
- the dapB gene encoding 4-hydroxy-tetrahydrodipicolinate reductase: MKIGIVGYGRMGRLIREICLERGHTVPLVVDPNLQQAPHRSALADDLARANLNSVECVIDFSLPEAVLGNIEKYAENKTPAVIGTTGWEDKRDAVQTLIDQSGSSLLYGSNFSVGANIFFAMTARLAELINHFPQYDMLMHEFHHRHKKDSPSGTALTAAEHILQNLERKNEIQRETLQRSIEPQELHVTATRGGDIPGLHMVLADSSEDTLELRHTARNRRGFALGAVLAAEWLHGKQGFFSFDEYFAEALR, translated from the coding sequence ATGAAGATAGGAATTGTCGGGTACGGGCGTATGGGCCGTCTGATTCGTGAGATATGCCTGGAGCGCGGCCATACCGTTCCGCTGGTAGTCGACCCGAATCTGCAGCAAGCCCCGCACAGATCAGCCCTTGCCGACGACCTTGCACGAGCAAACCTCAACAGCGTCGAATGCGTAATCGATTTCTCCCTGCCGGAGGCCGTTCTTGGCAACATAGAGAAATATGCCGAAAACAAGACCCCGGCGGTTATTGGCACCACCGGCTGGGAGGACAAGCGCGATGCCGTACAGACCTTGATCGACCAGAGCGGGAGCAGCCTGCTGTACGGCAGCAACTTTTCGGTAGGTGCCAATATTTTCTTTGCCATGACCGCGCGGCTGGCCGAGCTGATCAATCACTTCCCGCAGTACGACATGCTGATGCACGAATTCCACCATCGCCATAAAAAAGACAGCCCCAGCGGTACTGCGCTTACGGCTGCCGAGCACATACTGCAGAACCTGGAACGCAAGAACGAAATCCAGCGGGAAACCCTGCAACGGTCAATTGAACCACAGGAACTGCATGTTACGGCAACCCGAGGCGGCGATATCCCCGGACTGCACATGGTACTGGCCGACTCAAGCGAAGACACCCTCGAGCTGCGCCACACCGCCCGCAATCGACGCGGTTTCGCCCTGGGGGCGGTTCTGGCTGCCGAATGGCTGCATGGCAAGCAGGGATTCTTCTCGTTCGATGAATATTTTGCCGAAGCATTACGCTAG
- the dapA gene encoding 4-hydroxy-tetrahydrodipicolinate synthase — MMQLRGLYTALVTPFAENGSIDRGSLKRLVDFQIANGVDGLVPVGSTGESPTVSHTENIEVIEEVIRYADGRIPVIAGTGSNSTAEAVRMTKQAAAIGAAASLQVAPYYNRPTQEGLYRHFCTIADETGLPLIIYNIPGRTACNITPETIQRISRNSQVIGIKEAAGSIPQAMEIISQRPKNFGVVAGDDNLTLPLIQLGADGVISVASNLIPGHMQQLVTAALKDQVETARSLHYQLLPLFKALFWETNPIPIKYALASRGIIAHNRLRLPLTELAPELHAAMDELLKSTPVEPLHATAE; from the coding sequence ATGATGCAATTACGAGGACTGTACACGGCACTGGTTACCCCGTTTGCCGAGAACGGAAGTATCGACCGCGGTTCACTGAAACGCCTGGTAGATTTCCAGATCGCCAATGGTGTCGATGGACTGGTACCGGTCGGCAGCACCGGTGAGAGCCCGACGGTGTCTCACACCGAAAACATCGAGGTGATCGAAGAGGTAATCCGCTATGCGGATGGACGGATACCGGTAATCGCCGGCACCGGCTCGAACTCAACCGCCGAGGCCGTGCGGATGACCAAACAGGCGGCGGCTATTGGTGCCGCTGCCAGTCTGCAGGTTGCACCGTACTACAACCGCCCCACCCAGGAAGGGCTGTATCGGCACTTCTGCACCATTGCGGATGAAACCGGGCTGCCGCTGATAATCTATAACATCCCGGGACGTACTGCCTGCAATATTACCCCGGAGACCATACAGCGCATCAGCCGGAACAGTCAGGTAATTGGCATCAAGGAGGCCGCCGGCTCAATCCCGCAGGCCATGGAGATAATCAGCCAACGCCCGAAGAATTTCGGCGTGGTTGCCGGTGATGACAACCTGACACTCCCCCTGATCCAGCTGGGTGCAGACGGGGTAATATCAGTGGCCAGCAACCTGATTCCCGGACACATGCAGCAGCTGGTCACCGCCGCACTGAAGGATCAGGTCGAGACGGCACGATCATTGCACTACCAGCTGCTGCCGCTGTTCAAGGCACTCTTCTGGGAAACCAATCCGATACCGATCAAGTATGCCCTGGCCAGCCGTGGGATTATTGCTCACAACCGCTTGCGGCTGCCGCTTACCGAGCTTGCGCCAGAACTGCATGCAGCAATGGATGAGCTGCTCAAGAGCACCCCTGTCGAGCCACTGCACGCGACAGCTGAATAA
- the rsmA gene encoding 16S rRNA (adenine(1518)-N(6)/adenine(1519)-N(6))-dimethyltransferase RsmA has product MHYSELNYNSSQAIRGFLEARGIRLQKRFGQNFLVDPHKRAAICRLIPAEAGQPIWEIGPGIGALTHELLQRGDQLTLFEIDYGLIAILQELFADDPVAVVAGDCVTTLPEVWQASARPAAVVGNLPYNAASAILMAMLEGGMLPPRLITMVQRESALRMTARPGSKDYSAYSVACQARSRVSLCFDVPPEAFFPRPEVVSTVVQLVPLDAEPDLPPWFSPLVRRAFSSRRKTLRNNMKNGELYPGITGEMVLEAALGLGIAPETRAERIGVDEFIQLSRAVARQGCS; this is encoded by the coding sequence ATGCATTACAGCGAACTGAATTATAACTCATCCCAGGCAATACGTGGCTTTCTCGAGGCGCGAGGTATCCGGCTGCAGAAGCGTTTCGGACAGAATTTCCTGGTTGATCCGCACAAGCGGGCTGCTATCTGCCGGTTGATTCCTGCCGAAGCGGGACAGCCGATCTGGGAGATCGGTCCCGGCATCGGGGCACTGACACATGAGCTGTTGCAGCGCGGTGATCAGCTGACCCTGTTCGAGATTGATTATGGACTGATAGCTATCCTGCAGGAGCTGTTTGCGGATGATCCGGTTGCCGTTGTGGCCGGTGATTGTGTTACTACCCTGCCAGAGGTCTGGCAGGCTTCCGCGCGGCCGGCAGCCGTGGTCGGAAATCTGCCCTACAACGCGGCCAGTGCCATACTGATGGCAATGCTGGAGGGTGGCATGCTGCCGCCCCGGCTGATTACAATGGTACAGCGTGAATCTGCGCTGCGGATGACGGCCCGGCCGGGCAGCAAGGACTACTCGGCGTATTCGGTAGCCTGTCAGGCCCGTTCCCGGGTTTCGCTGTGTTTCGATGTCCCCCCGGAGGCCTTTTTTCCCCGCCCGGAGGTGGTCTCTACGGTGGTGCAGCTGGTGCCGCTCGATGCGGAACCGGATTTGCCGCCGTGGTTCTCTCCGCTGGTACGACGGGCGTTCTCCTCTCGGCGCAAAACCCTTCGCAACAATATGAAGAATGGTGAACTGTATCCGGGAATTACCGGCGAGATGGTGCTGGAGGCTGCTCTGGGTCTCGGGATTGCTCCCGAGACCCGCGCGGAACGTATCGGGGTGGACGAGTTTATTCAGCTGTCGCGTGCAGTGGCTCGACAGGGGTGCTCTTGA
- a CDS encoding ComEC/Rec2 family competence protein yields MRSRQYSNNMTILRRPPAFPVVAAAGTAVGMYLFGSAGGLAAVFLPAAVGAGILPLYRRTAVFCIACGLGAWIALIPQISDRQDFLPFPPDQVALVTGTAAGDSRTASSGAIWFPLQIDAAQTAHGETGTARSTARVLYRTGPAVAAGQRVQVHGRLNEGGWLQASHLQPLGWAGQGARYRAALRTRLQRELRLVSPATAGLAEALLLGRLDSMEPEVRELFETTGTLHLLALSGMHLGILVGGPVVLLRRLAGQRTALLAGLLLMLMFVWIIGPRSSLLRAGGFFALAACWMLSGRRVHSPTVLAQVFLLLAVFGPSLPAEIGFQLSFAAVAGILLFSPPLLSFMYNRLPAAGRPLYGSLAAGVGASVAGLPVAAMVWGVWYPIGIILTLLAVPLITLIMYLCLLLLAGYGLLLPALLLSPLETAAAYLVRGLLGILGGCAGLGRVPLGGMPGAVVTAMVVTAALLPVVWWQHTRVRLCEESCITAN; encoded by the coding sequence ATGCGATCGAGGCAGTACAGCAATAACATGACCATCCTGCGGCGGCCGCCGGCCTTTCCAGTTGTTGCCGCCGCAGGGACCGCCGTCGGGATGTATCTGTTCGGTAGCGCTGGCGGTCTGGCAGCGGTGTTTCTGCCGGCGGCAGTTGGTGCCGGGATACTGCCGCTGTACAGACGCACCGCCGTATTCTGTATTGCCTGCGGTCTGGGGGCCTGGATTGCCCTGATTCCGCAGATAAGTGATCGGCAGGATTTTTTGCCCTTCCCGCCGGATCAGGTTGCCCTGGTAACCGGTACTGCAGCCGGGGATTCCCGGACAGCATCCTCCGGAGCAATTTGGTTCCCCCTACAGATTGATGCGGCGCAGACTGCACATGGCGAGACCGGCACTGCCCGCAGCACCGCCCGGGTGCTGTACCGGACCGGACCGGCGGTAGCCGCCGGACAGCGCGTGCAGGTGCACGGCAGACTGAACGAAGGTGGCTGGCTGCAGGCCAGCCACCTGCAGCCGCTTGGCTGGGCAGGGCAGGGCGCACGCTATCGGGCTGCGCTCAGGACCCGCCTGCAGCGGGAGCTGCGTCTTGTGTCGCCGGCTACGGCAGGTCTGGCCGAGGCGCTGCTGCTGGGGCGGCTGGACAGCATGGAGCCGGAGGTCCGCGAGCTGTTCGAGACAACCGGCACCCTGCACCTGCTGGCACTTTCCGGGATGCACCTCGGGATTCTCGTTGGCGGTCCGGTGGTGCTGCTGCGGCGCCTGGCCGGGCAGCGGACGGCGTTGCTGGCCGGACTGCTGCTCATGCTGATGTTCGTGTGGATAATCGGCCCCCGCTCGTCACTGCTCAGGGCTGGCGGTTTCTTTGCGCTGGCGGCCTGCTGGATGCTCAGCGGCCGGCGGGTGCACTCTCCGACGGTGCTTGCCCAGGTCTTTTTGCTGCTTGCGGTGTTCGGACCGTCGCTGCCTGCCGAGATCGGGTTTCAGCTGTCGTTTGCCGCGGTAGCGGGTATACTGCTGTTTTCCCCGCCGCTGCTTTCGTTCATGTATAACCGGCTGCCGGCTGCAGGCCGTCCGCTGTACGGTTCCCTGGCCGCAGGGGTGGGGGCCTCGGTCGCGGGGCTGCCGGTTGCCGCCATGGTATGGGGGGTGTGGTATCCAATCGGGATCATCCTTACCCTGCTTGCGGTTCCCCTGATCACCCTGATCATGTATCTTTGTCTGTTGCTGCTTGCCGGGTATGGTCTGCTGCTGCCGGCATTGCTGTTGAGTCCGCTGGAGACGGCAGCGGCGTATCTGGTGCGGGGGCTGCTCGGCATTCTCGGGGGCTGTGCCGGGCTCGGTCGGGTGCCGCTCGGCGGCATGCCCGGTGCCGTCGTGACCGCGATGGTGGTGACGGCAGCACTGCTGCCGGTAGTGTGGTGGCAGCACACACGAGTACGATTATGTGAGGAATCATGCATTACAGCGAACTGA
- a CDS encoding flagellar brake protein produces MTWLILGIVLLLAVIGVAVLISRGGFRFPWVQFYVKGKESGFSFKEVSLLRKVAQQNRLKNPASLFWSERALDRCIRGTITRFRATNSEETKENSEFLQQLFGFRKRVEFNQPKYRLGITSSRSINAGQPLKITFPGGGVYIATVVENIRRYLAISYPKGKTLPMGFSWKGQTLRIYFWRPEDAGYYFESKVVGDYMDRKFPILHISHSDNLVRSQKRGSVRREIKKPATLLPLQDIRNSNEDWEPVGGYRGRTMDISEDGIAVMVGGKAKPGLPVKIQTEVAGHQIVMCGVVRGVTFRKKNNVSVLHIQSVPLSVKQRNAILTYVYGIFETSVRKYT; encoded by the coding sequence ATGACATGGTTAATCCTCGGGATAGTGTTGCTGCTGGCGGTGATCGGTGTTGCTGTACTGATCAGCAGAGGCGGCTTCCGGTTTCCGTGGGTTCAGTTTTACGTTAAGGGCAAAGAGTCCGGTTTCTCATTCAAGGAGGTCAGCCTGCTGCGCAAGGTGGCCCAGCAGAACCGACTCAAGAACCCGGCTTCACTGTTCTGGTCGGAGCGTGCGCTGGACAGATGCATACGCGGCACCATCACGCGATTTCGAGCGACCAATTCCGAAGAGACCAAAGAGAATTCCGAGTTCCTGCAGCAGCTGTTCGGATTTCGCAAGCGGGTCGAGTTCAACCAGCCAAAGTACCGGCTGGGCATTACCAGTTCGCGCAGCATCAATGCTGGTCAGCCCCTGAAAATCACCTTTCCCGGCGGCGGGGTCTATATCGCTACGGTGGTCGAGAACATCCGCCGCTACCTTGCAATCTCCTATCCCAAGGGCAAGACCCTGCCGATGGGCTTCAGCTGGAAAGGGCAGACCCTGCGGATTTATTTCTGGCGTCCGGAGGATGCCGGGTATTATTTTGAATCGAAGGTAGTCGGCGACTATATGGATCGCAAGTTTCCGATACTGCATATCTCCCATTCAGATAATCTTGTGCGCTCACAGAAACGCGGTTCGGTACGGCGGGAAATCAAGAAGCCGGCTACACTGCTGCCGTTACAGGATATTCGCAATTCCAATGAGGATTGGGAACCGGTTGGCGGCTATCGCGGGCGAACCATGGATATTTCAGAGGATGGTATCGCCGTAATGGTGGGTGGCAAGGCAAAGCCCGGGCTGCCGGTAAAGATACAGACCGAGGTCGCTGGTCATCAGATCGTTATGTGCGGTGTGGTCCGCGGGGTAACCTTCCGGAAAAAGAACAATGTTTCGGTGCTGCATATCCAGTCGGTTCCCCTGTCGGTGAAACAGCGGAATGCAATTCTTACCTATGTCTATGGCATCTTCGAAACCTCTGTACGAAAATATACCTGA
- a CDS encoding CPBP family intramembrane glutamic endopeptidase — MRRFGNELILATLLFVLVVLLLPPGLGEAPGDAALHLAALIFTAAGLQLIAHPAGPAAAVIPQVDADSIRRTARLGIYGILYAVPITLLIHAGMLIARAIWGSRLMAQLPAYEFPVSNWWIILPIQLMVGMREELVFRGFLQPRLQAVSGSTAGGIMAAAAIFGLAHLPIGIAVVPPAFVGGLLFGLIRQRHGSTFAAGIAHGVYNCSALLLSMW; from the coding sequence ATGAGGCGCTTTGGCAATGAATTGATCCTGGCGACACTGCTGTTTGTGCTGGTGGTACTGTTGCTGCCCCCTGGTCTTGGCGAAGCTCCGGGGGATGCAGCCCTGCACCTGGCGGCACTGATTTTTACCGCAGCCGGCCTGCAGCTGATCGCACACCCCGCCGGGCCTGCTGCAGCGGTGATCCCCCAGGTCGATGCCGACAGCATACGTCGCACCGCCCGACTGGGGATATATGGAATCCTGTATGCAGTACCAATCACCCTGCTGATTCACGCCGGCATGCTGATCGCCAGGGCGATATGGGGCAGCCGACTGATGGCTCAACTGCCCGCCTACGAGTTCCCGGTCAGCAACTGGTGGATTATTCTGCCCATCCAGCTAATGGTCGGGATGCGTGAAGAACTGGTATTCCGCGGGTTCTTGCAGCCCCGTCTGCAGGCTGTTTCCGGCAGCACCGCTGGCGGAATCATGGCAGCGGCGGCGATCTTCGGGCTGGCTCATCTGCCGATCGGTATCGCGGTTGTGCCGCCAGCATTTGTCGGCGGGCTACTTTTCGGCCTGATACGACAGCGTCATGGCAGCACATTCGCGGCTGGTATCGCACACGGGGTGTATAACTGCAGTGCACTGCTGCTTTCCATGTGGTAA